The nucleotide sequence TTGCCGCCGATGCGTGCATTGCGTGCGATGTCGGTCCGGATGCCGCCGGGATGGACGGACGTGGTGCCGATGCCGCGCGGCAGGAGTTCGTTGCGGAGCGCTTCCGTGAAGCCGCGCAGGGCGAACTTGCTGGACGAGTACGCCGTCTGGCCCTTCGGTCCCACGAGGCCGAAGAGGCTGGAGACGTTCACGATGTGCCCGCCGGGGGAGATCGTCGGCAGCAGGCGGTGGGTGAGCAGCACGGGCGCGGAGAAGTTGATGGCCATCACCCAGTCGAAGTCCTCCATGCTGATCTGGTCGAACTTCCCCGCGAGGGCCACGCCGGCGTTGTTGATCAGCAGGTCCACGGTGTCGGTCGCGGCGAGGAGATCGGTCGCGAGGTGCTCGACGGCGTCGCGGTCCGCGAGGTCCGCGACGAACGTCGTGACCCTGCTGCCGGGATAGGTGGAGCGAATGGAGGACGCGACGGCGTCGAGCCGGGAGGCGTCGCGGTCGACGAGGAGCAGCGTGCTTCCGCGCTCGGCGAGCTTGCGGGCCAGGTGTTCGCCCATGCCTCCGGCGGCTCCGGTGAGGACGGCGGTGGCGCCGGCGAACTGGAAGGGTCGGATGCTCACGCGTGGATCTCCTGGAGGTCGGGTGCAGGGGTGCTCGGAGGTGCGGGGACGTCGAAGACCATGTCCTTCGCGAGGTTGCCGTGCAGTGCGGTCGGCGCGTCCAGCAGGTAGTTCTGGCGCATGATCCACGGCTGGCGGTCACCCTGCTTGGGGAAGGCCGAGACCGCGCGCTGCACGTACCCCGACGTCAGGTCGAGGATGGGATGAGCCTTCATCCCGCCGTCGGCGGCCGGCGCGCCGTAGCGGTGGCCGGTGCGGTCCAGGTACTTGATAAAGCGGCAGACGTAGCGCGAGCTGAGGTCCGCGCGCAGCGTCCACGAGGCATTGGTGTACCCCACGCAGAGGGCGAGGTTCGGCACCCCGCTCACCATGAGTCCCCGGTACACCCAGGAGTCGCCGAGGTTCACGGGCTTCCCATCGACGGTGAAGGTGGCACCGCCGAGGGGCAGCATCGACAGGCCGGTGGCGGTCACGACGACGTCGGCCTCGAGTTCCTTCCCGGACGAGAGGCGGATGCCGTGGGGTGTGAAGGTGTCGATGGTGTCCGTCACCACCGAGGCCTTCCCGGACTTCAGGGCCCGGAAGAAGTCGGCACTCGGTGCGACGCAGAGCCGCTGGTCCCAGGGGTTGTAGGCGGGTGTGAAATTCTCGTTCAGAAGCGTGTCGTCGCCGAGGATCCGCGCCGTCTGGGAGCGGATGAGCTTCTTGGCGAGCTCCGGGCGGCGACGGCACAGCTGGAAGAAGGCCTGCGTGAACAGGACGTTCTTGGCCCGTGCGATGTGGTGGGCGATTCCTGCGGGCAGATGGCGGCGCACGGCGTCGGAGAACTTGTCCCGGCTCGGGACCGCCGTGATGTAAGTGGGGGAGCGCTGCAGCATCGTCACATGCGCTGCGTCCTCCGCCATGGACGGCACGAGGGTCACGGCGGTGGCACCGCTGCCGACGACGACGACGCGCTTGTCCGCGTAGTCCAGGTCCTCGGGCCAGAACTGGGGGCGGACCACCTCGCCCTCGAAGGACCCGAGGCCCGGGAAGGTCGGGTCGTAGCCGTGCTCGTAGTTGTAGTAGCCGCTGCAGAGGTAGAGGAATCCGCACGTGAGACGTCGGCGTTCGGTGGTGCCGTCGTCGTCCGTGACGTCCAGTTCCAGGGTCCACCGGGCGTCGTCGGAGGACCACGCGGCGTCGACCAGCTTCGTGCGGAACCGGATCCGCTTCTGGATCCGCGGATCCTCGGCGGTCTCCCGGATGTACATGAGGATGGACATGCCGTCGGCGATCGCCTTGGGTTCGGTCCACGGGCGGAAGGGGTAGCCGAGGGTGAACATGTCGCTGTCGGAGCGGACGCCCGGATAGCGGAAGAGG is from Arthrobacter burdickii and encodes:
- a CDS encoding flavin-containing monooxygenase, giving the protein MESSLEHLDVVIVGAGLSGIGAAYRVSTELPDKSFAVLEARSAIGGTWDLFRYPGVRSDSDMFTLGYPFRPWTEPKAIADGMSILMYIRETAEDPRIQKRIRFRTKLVDAAWSSDDARWTLELDVTDDDGTTERRRLTCGFLYLCSGYYNYEHGYDPTFPGLGSFEGEVVRPQFWPEDLDYADKRVVVVGSGATAVTLVPSMAEDAAHVTMLQRSPTYITAVPSRDKFSDAVRRHLPAGIAHHIARAKNVLFTQAFFQLCRRRPELAKKLIRSQTARILGDDTLLNENFTPAYNPWDQRLCVAPSADFFRALKSGKASVVTDTIDTFTPHGIRLSSGKELEADVVVTATGLSMLPLGGATFTVDGKPVNLGDSWVYRGLMVSGVPNLALCVGYTNASWTLRADLSSRYVCRFIKYLDRTGHRYGAPAADGGMKAHPILDLTSGYVQRAVSAFPKQGDRQPWIMRQNYLLDAPTALHGNLAKDMVFDVPAPPSTPAPDLQEIHA
- a CDS encoding SDR family NAD(P)-dependent oxidoreductase; protein product: MSIRPFQFAGATAVLTGAAGGMGEHLARKLAERGSTLLLVDRDASRLDAVASSIRSTYPGSRVTTFVADLADRDAVEHLATDLLAATDTVDLLINNAGVALAGKFDQISMEDFDWVMAINFSAPVLLTHRLLPTISPGGHIVNVSSLFGLVGPKGQTAYSSSKFALRGFTEALRNELLPRGIGTTSVHPGGIRTDIARNARIGGNLSEAEVRKAKDDFDKLLTFPADQAAELILGAVKARTPRLLIGLSAKVPDVVARVAPMSFGTLERRATALLRLAGKVRR